A stretch of Henckelia pumila isolate YLH828 chromosome 4, ASM3356847v2, whole genome shotgun sequence DNA encodes these proteins:
- the LOC140864179 gene encoding putative pentatricopeptide repeat-containing protein At5g37570 isoform X1: MLVGNPSLAVLPLLKACKTVKDLNQVHSHIIRRGYDQDHFLITLFISLCYSIMPTNLSYPTSLFFCISDPNIYLWNTMMKAQCESISLNDCFLLFRRMRRALNVAPDEYTFTSLIKGCTSNLGLREGRVVHGVVLRCGSEGDVFVGSSLIDFYGKCREIECARKLFDGMRIKNEVSWTAMMSGYLNFGDLGAARRVFHKMPKRNEVAWNSMIKGLVKFGDLNCARKLFDMMPSKDEVSFTTLIDGYAKAGDMAAARALFNMLPKKDLVSWSALISGYVQNGKPGAAVNVFGEILSADVKPDEFVMVSLMCACSQLGSLELAKWIESYMSNGSFNLKRAHVIAALIDMNAKCGNMERANLLFEEMPSRDLISLCSLIQGLSTHGSGAQAVQLFDRMLDEGIRPDAVAFTVILTACSHAGLVDDGCRYFDLMIREYSINPSPDHYACMVDILGKSGKLRAAYELIRSMPVDSHAGAWGALLGACRLHCDIYLGEEIAHRLFEFEPRSAGNYVLLSHMYAEADRWLDISRLRDKMRERGVQKLPGYSYIEPVTPV; encoded by the coding sequence ATGCTCGTGGGCAATCCATCGTTAGCTGTGTTGCCCCTTCTGAAAGCTTGCAAAACAGTCAAAGATCTCAACCAGGTTCATTCCCACATCATCCGCAGAGGTTACGATCAAGATCATTTCTTAATCACCTTGTTCATTTCACTCTGCTACAGCATAATGCCCACCAATCTCTCTTATCCCACCAGCCTTTTCTTCTGCATTTCTGATCCAAATATTTACCTCTGGAACACCATGATGAAAGCGCAGTGTGAGAGTATTTCCCTTAATGATTGTTTTTTGCTTTTTAGGAGGATGAGAAGGGCTTTAAATGTGGCTCCGGATGAATATACATTCACTTCTTTGATTAAGGGATGCACTAGTAATTTGGGTCTCAGGGAGGGAAGGGTTGTTCATGGGGTGGTGTTGAGGTGTGGAAGTGAAGGCGACGTGTTTGTTGGGTCCAGCTTGATcgatttttatggaaaatgtAGGGAGATTGAATGCGCACGTAAGTTGTTTGATGGAATGCGTATAAAAAACGAGGTTTCTTGGACAGCGATGATGTCAGGTTATTTGAATTTTGGGGACCTGGGAGCTGCAAGACGTGTGTTTCATAAAATGCCGAAGCGGAATGAGGTGGCTTGGAACTCGATGATTAAGGGGTTGGTGAAGTTTGGTGATTTGAACTGTGCAAGAAAGCTTTTTGACATGATGCCTTCCAAGGATGAGGTTTCATTTACAACTTTAATTGATGGATATGCCAAAGCGGGTGATATGGCAGCTGCAAGGGCATTGTTCAACATGTTGCCTAAGAAGGATTTGGTTTCATGGTCTGCTTTGATCTCTGGGTATGTACAAAACGGAAAGCCTGGTGCGGCCGTAAATGTTTTTGGTGAAATTTTGTCTGCTGATGTGAAACCTGATGAATTTGTAATGGTGAGCTTAATGTGTGCTTGTTCACAATTGGGGTCCTTAGAGCTAGCAAAGTGGATTGAATCATATATGAGCAATGGTTCCTTTAACCTTAAAAGAGCTCATGTTATTGCAGCTCTTATTGATATGAATGCAAAATGTGGGAATATGGAGAGAGCAAATCTTTTGTTCGAGGAGATGCCTAGTCGTGACTTGATTTCTCTTTGTTCCTTGATACAGGGATTGAGCACTCATGGTAGTGGTGCTCAAGCAGTGCAGCTGTTCGACAGGATGTTAGATGAAGGCATAAGACCTGATGCAGTGGCCTTCACAGTTATCTTGACAGCTTGTAGTCACGCTGGCCTTGTTGATGATGGATGCCGTTACTTTGACCTGATGATTCGAGAATACTCTATTAATCCATCTCCTGATCATTATGCATGTATGGTTGACATTCTGGGAAAATCAGGAAAGCTCAGGGCTGCTTACGAGCTCATACGGTCAATGCCGGTTGACTCTCATGCTGGTGCTTGGGGTGCTCTTCTTGGGGCTTGCAGGCTGCATTGTGATATTTATCTAGGTGAGGAGATAGCCCATAGACTTTTTGAGTTTGAGCCTCGGAGTGCTGGTAACTACGTGCTTTTGTCCCACATGTATGCAGAGGCTGATAGATGGTTGGATATATCTCGTTTGAGAGACAAAATGAGAGAGAGAGGAGTTCAAAAACTTCCTGGTTACAGTTATATAGAGCCAGTTACCCCAGTTTGA
- the LOC140864179 gene encoding putative pentatricopeptide repeat-containing protein At5g37570 isoform X3 gives MLVGNPSLAVLPLLKACKTVKDLNQVHSHIIRRGYDQDHFLITLFISLCYSIMPTNLSYPTSLFFCISDPNIYLWNTMMKAQCESISLNDCFLLFRRMRRALNVAPDEYTFTSLIKGCTSNLGLREGRVVHGVVLRCGSEGDVFVGSSLIDFYGKCREIECARKLFDGMRIKNEVSWTAMMSGYLNFGDLGAARRVFHKMPKRNEVAWNSMIKGLVKFGDLNCARKLFDMMPSKDEVSFTTLIDGYAKAGDMAAARALFNMLPKKDLVSWSALISGYVQNGKPGAAVNVFGEILSADVKPDEFVMVSLMCACSQLGSLELAKWIESYMSNGSFNLKRAHVIAALIDMNAKCGNMERANLLFEEMPSRDLISLCSLIQGLSTHGSGAQAVQLFDRMLDEGIRPDAVAFTVILTACSHAGLVDDGCRYFDLMIREYSINPSPDHYACMVDILGKSGKLRAAYELIRSMPVDSHAGAWGALLGACRLHCDIYLGGG, from the exons ATGCTCGTGGGCAATCCATCGTTAGCTGTGTTGCCCCTTCTGAAAGCTTGCAAAACAGTCAAAGATCTCAACCAGGTTCATTCCCACATCATCCGCAGAGGTTACGATCAAGATCATTTCTTAATCACCTTGTTCATTTCACTCTGCTACAGCATAATGCCCACCAATCTCTCTTATCCCACCAGCCTTTTCTTCTGCATTTCTGATCCAAATATTTACCTCTGGAACACCATGATGAAAGCGCAGTGTGAGAGTATTTCCCTTAATGATTGTTTTTTGCTTTTTAGGAGGATGAGAAGGGCTTTAAATGTGGCTCCGGATGAATATACATTCACTTCTTTGATTAAGGGATGCACTAGTAATTTGGGTCTCAGGGAGGGAAGGGTTGTTCATGGGGTGGTGTTGAGGTGTGGAAGTGAAGGCGACGTGTTTGTTGGGTCCAGCTTGATcgatttttatggaaaatgtAGGGAGATTGAATGCGCACGTAAGTTGTTTGATGGAATGCGTATAAAAAACGAGGTTTCTTGGACAGCGATGATGTCAGGTTATTTGAATTTTGGGGACCTGGGAGCTGCAAGACGTGTGTTTCATAAAATGCCGAAGCGGAATGAGGTGGCTTGGAACTCGATGATTAAGGGGTTGGTGAAGTTTGGTGATTTGAACTGTGCAAGAAAGCTTTTTGACATGATGCCTTCCAAGGATGAGGTTTCATTTACAACTTTAATTGATGGATATGCCAAAGCGGGTGATATGGCAGCTGCAAGGGCATTGTTCAACATGTTGCCTAAGAAGGATTTGGTTTCATGGTCTGCTTTGATCTCTGGGTATGTACAAAACGGAAAGCCTGGTGCGGCCGTAAATGTTTTTGGTGAAATTTTGTCTGCTGATGTGAAACCTGATGAATTTGTAATGGTGAGCTTAATGTGTGCTTGTTCACAATTGGGGTCCTTAGAGCTAGCAAAGTGGATTGAATCATATATGAGCAATGGTTCCTTTAACCTTAAAAGAGCTCATGTTATTGCAGCTCTTATTGATATGAATGCAAAATGTGGGAATATGGAGAGAGCAAATCTTTTGTTCGAGGAGATGCCTAGTCGTGACTTGATTTCTCTTTGTTCCTTGATACAGGGATTGAGCACTCATGGTAGTGGTGCTCAAGCAGTGCAGCTGTTCGACAGGATGTTAGATGAAGGCATAAGACCTGATGCAGTGGCCTTCACAGTTATCTTGACAGCTTGTAGTCACGCTGGCCTTGTTGATGATGGATGCCGTTACTTTGACCTGATGATTCGAGAATACTCTATTAATCCATCTCCTGATCATTATGCATGTATGGTTGACATTCTGGGAAAATCAGGAAAGCTCAGGGCTGCTTACGAGCTCATACGGTCAATGCCGGTTGACTCTCATGCTGGTGCTTGGGGTGCTCTTCTTGGGGCTTGCAGGCTGCATTGTGATATTTATCTAG GTGGTGGATGA
- the LOC140864179 gene encoding putative pentatricopeptide repeat-containing protein At5g37570 isoform X2: MGIFNVGLGFVSECKIGILWEYDARGQSIVSCVAPSESLQNSQRSQPGSFPHHPQRRMRRALNVAPDEYTFTSLIKGCTSNLGLREGRVVHGVVLRCGSEGDVFVGSSLIDFYGKCREIECARKLFDGMRIKNEVSWTAMMSGYLNFGDLGAARRVFHKMPKRNEVAWNSMIKGLVKFGDLNCARKLFDMMPSKDEVSFTTLIDGYAKAGDMAAARALFNMLPKKDLVSWSALISGYVQNGKPGAAVNVFGEILSADVKPDEFVMVSLMCACSQLGSLELAKWIESYMSNGSFNLKRAHVIAALIDMNAKCGNMERANLLFEEMPSRDLISLCSLIQGLSTHGSGAQAVQLFDRMLDEGIRPDAVAFTVILTACSHAGLVDDGCRYFDLMIREYSINPSPDHYACMVDILGKSGKLRAAYELIRSMPVDSHAGAWGALLGACRLHCDIYLGEEIAHRLFEFEPRSAGNYVLLSHMYAEADRWLDISRLRDKMRERGVQKLPGYSYIEPVTPV, from the exons ATGGGAATTTTTAATGTTGGTTTAGGTTTTGTTTCAGAGTGTAAAATTGGAATTTTGTGGGAGTACGATGCTCGTGGGCAATCCATCGTTAGCTGTGTTGCCCCTTCTGAAAGCTTGCAAAACAGTCAAAGATCTCAACCAGGTTCATTCCCACATCATCCGCAGAG GAGGATGAGAAGGGCTTTAAATGTGGCTCCGGATGAATATACATTCACTTCTTTGATTAAGGGATGCACTAGTAATTTGGGTCTCAGGGAGGGAAGGGTTGTTCATGGGGTGGTGTTGAGGTGTGGAAGTGAAGGCGACGTGTTTGTTGGGTCCAGCTTGATcgatttttatggaaaatgtAGGGAGATTGAATGCGCACGTAAGTTGTTTGATGGAATGCGTATAAAAAACGAGGTTTCTTGGACAGCGATGATGTCAGGTTATTTGAATTTTGGGGACCTGGGAGCTGCAAGACGTGTGTTTCATAAAATGCCGAAGCGGAATGAGGTGGCTTGGAACTCGATGATTAAGGGGTTGGTGAAGTTTGGTGATTTGAACTGTGCAAGAAAGCTTTTTGACATGATGCCTTCCAAGGATGAGGTTTCATTTACAACTTTAATTGATGGATATGCCAAAGCGGGTGATATGGCAGCTGCAAGGGCATTGTTCAACATGTTGCCTAAGAAGGATTTGGTTTCATGGTCTGCTTTGATCTCTGGGTATGTACAAAACGGAAAGCCTGGTGCGGCCGTAAATGTTTTTGGTGAAATTTTGTCTGCTGATGTGAAACCTGATGAATTTGTAATGGTGAGCTTAATGTGTGCTTGTTCACAATTGGGGTCCTTAGAGCTAGCAAAGTGGATTGAATCATATATGAGCAATGGTTCCTTTAACCTTAAAAGAGCTCATGTTATTGCAGCTCTTATTGATATGAATGCAAAATGTGGGAATATGGAGAGAGCAAATCTTTTGTTCGAGGAGATGCCTAGTCGTGACTTGATTTCTCTTTGTTCCTTGATACAGGGATTGAGCACTCATGGTAGTGGTGCTCAAGCAGTGCAGCTGTTCGACAGGATGTTAGATGAAGGCATAAGACCTGATGCAGTGGCCTTCACAGTTATCTTGACAGCTTGTAGTCACGCTGGCCTTGTTGATGATGGATGCCGTTACTTTGACCTGATGATTCGAGAATACTCTATTAATCCATCTCCTGATCATTATGCATGTATGGTTGACATTCTGGGAAAATCAGGAAAGCTCAGGGCTGCTTACGAGCTCATACGGTCAATGCCGGTTGACTCTCATGCTGGTGCTTGGGGTGCTCTTCTTGGGGCTTGCAGGCTGCATTGTGATATTTATCTAGGTGAGGAGATAGCCCATAGACTTTTTGAGTTTGAGCCTCGGAGTGCTGGTAACTACGTGCTTTTGTCCCACATGTATGCAGAGGCTGATAGATGGTTGGATATATCTCGTTTGAGAGACAAAATGAGAGAGAGAGGAGTTCAAAAACTTCCTGGTTACAGTTATATAGAGCCAGTTACCCCAGTTTGA
- the LOC140863814 gene encoding uncharacterized protein isoform X2 has product MFQIGRKLGSFDELIFLYFILSCTTSIHGSGVSQKVLHVGEELFREMMPLQNGARLYQLQGLKPYTWYEVKISYPASIPCAFTLQLNRGIPNLTSKRGRKLLNTDKLIFKTSGVTSFSDQSEMSVLVNVEPEGFVAISGKLEQEYVIFNIVCDELLLGIPHLAWNLRPCQRKHELRHQVRMQGNFFL; this is encoded by the exons ATGTTTCAAATTGGGCGGAAGCTAGGCTCCTTTGACGAGTTGATCTTTCTGTATTTTATACTCAGCTGCACGACATCTATCCATGGTAGCGG GGTTAGTCAAAAAGTTCTGCATGTTGGTGAGGAGCTTTTTAGGGAGATGATGCCATTACAAAATGGTGCACGCCTCTATCAGTTGCAAGGCTTGAAACCATACACGTGGTATGAAGTGAAGATATCATACCCAGCTTCT ATACCTTGTGCTTTCACTTTGCAACTGAACAGAGGCATCCCAAATTTGACGTCCAAAAGAGGAAGAAAATTGCTCAATACGGACAAGCTAATTTTCAAGACAAGTGGAGTGACTTCATTTAGTGACCAG AGTGAAATGTCCGTTCTGGTGAACGTTGAGCCTGAGGGGTTTGTTGCAATATCAGGGAAACTGGAACAGGAATATGTTATCTTCAATATAG TTTGTGATGAACTTTTGCTGGGCATTCCCCACCTGGCTTG GAATTTGAGACCTTGCCAAAGAAAGCATGAGCTTCGTCATCAAGTCAGGATGCAGGGGAATTTTTTTCTCTAG
- the LOC140863814 gene encoding uncharacterized protein isoform X3, translating into MFQIGRKLGSFDELIFLYFILSCTTSIHGSGVSQKVLHVGEELFREMMPLQNGARLYQLQGLKPYTWYEVKISYPASIPCAFTLQLNRGIPNLTSKRGRKLLNTDKLIFKTSGVTSFSDQSEMSVLVNVEPEGFVAISGKLEQEYVIFNIVCDELLLGIPHLACLKMLEA; encoded by the exons ATGTTTCAAATTGGGCGGAAGCTAGGCTCCTTTGACGAGTTGATCTTTCTGTATTTTATACTCAGCTGCACGACATCTATCCATGGTAGCGG GGTTAGTCAAAAAGTTCTGCATGTTGGTGAGGAGCTTTTTAGGGAGATGATGCCATTACAAAATGGTGCACGCCTCTATCAGTTGCAAGGCTTGAAACCATACACGTGGTATGAAGTGAAGATATCATACCCAGCTTCT ATACCTTGTGCTTTCACTTTGCAACTGAACAGAGGCATCCCAAATTTGACGTCCAAAAGAGGAAGAAAATTGCTCAATACGGACAAGCTAATTTTCAAGACAAGTGGAGTGACTTCATTTAGTGACCAG AGTGAAATGTCCGTTCTGGTGAACGTTGAGCCTGAGGGGTTTGTTGCAATATCAGGGAAACTGGAACAGGAATATGTTATCTTCAATATAG TTTGTGATGAACTTTTGCTGGGCATTCCCCACCTGGCTTG TCTTAAAATGCTAGAGGCTTGA
- the LOC140864181 gene encoding ATP-dependent Clp protease ATP-binding subunit CLPT1, chloroplastic, which produces MAAQGLSVFPVTPSCSSSQQSCGEAVERFVRLKPEILSNSFVGTKLSIQSSRLNVVASKRLGSTVATVSFSLPTGKTEGAATDKKPKFSARAIKSFAMAELEARKLKYPNTGTEALLMGILVEGTSLAAKFLRENGITLFKVREETVKLLGMADLYVFSPEHPPLTEPARRALDWAVDEKMKSGESGEITVSHLLLGIWSQEESAGHKIMATFGFDDERAKELAKTMDKDIILNFK; this is translated from the exons ATGGCCGCTCAAGGACTGTCCGTATTTCCTGTTACACCTTCTTGTTCATCCTCGCAGCAATCTTGCGGGGAAGCCGTTGAGCGGTTCGTGAGGTTGAAGCCAGAGATTTTGTCGAATTCTTTTGTGGGTACGAAGCTATCGATTCAATCATCAAGGTTGAATGTTGTCGCTTCAAAACGACTGGGTTCAACTGTTGCAACCGTGTCTTTTAGCCTCCCAACTGG AAAGACAGAAGGTGCTGCTACTGACAAGAAGCCAAA ATTTTCGGCGAGGGCGATAAAGTCGTTTGCTATGGCGGAGTTGGAGGCTAGGAAGCTGAAGTATCCAAATACTGGGACTGAGGCGCTACTTATGGGGATCTTGGTTGAAG GAACCAGTTTGGCAGCAAAATTCTTGAGGGAAAACGGAATCACACTGTTCAAGGTGCGAGAAGAAACTGTGAAGCTGCTAGGGATGGCTGACTTGTATGTTTTCAGTCCAGAGCATCCACCCTTGACTGAACCAGCTCGGAGAGCTCTAGATTGGGCAGTCGATGAGAAAATGAAGTCAG GTGAAAGTGGAGAGATTACTGTTTCACATTTGCTTCTTGGAATCTGGTCGCAAGAAGAATCAGCGGGGCATAAAATAATGGCTACATTTGGCTTTGACGATGAAAGGGCCAAAGAACTGGCTAAAACT ATGGATAAGGATATTATTTTAAACTTCAAGTAA
- the LOC140863814 gene encoding uncharacterized protein isoform X1, translating into MFQIGRKLGSFDELIFLYFILSCTTSIHGSGVSQKVLHVGEELFREMMPLQNGARLYQLQGLKPYTWYEVKISYPASIPCAFTLQLNRGIPNLTSKRGRKLLNTDKLIFKTSGVTSFSDQSEMSVLVNVEPEGFVAISGKLEQEYVIFNIVCDELLLGIPHLAWYVVVLVLFCLVFAFVVPSFLPPFLMPKNGTPATITKLS; encoded by the exons ATGTTTCAAATTGGGCGGAAGCTAGGCTCCTTTGACGAGTTGATCTTTCTGTATTTTATACTCAGCTGCACGACATCTATCCATGGTAGCGG GGTTAGTCAAAAAGTTCTGCATGTTGGTGAGGAGCTTTTTAGGGAGATGATGCCATTACAAAATGGTGCACGCCTCTATCAGTTGCAAGGCTTGAAACCATACACGTGGTATGAAGTGAAGATATCATACCCAGCTTCT ATACCTTGTGCTTTCACTTTGCAACTGAACAGAGGCATCCCAAATTTGACGTCCAAAAGAGGAAGAAAATTGCTCAATACGGACAAGCTAATTTTCAAGACAAGTGGAGTGACTTCATTTAGTGACCAG AGTGAAATGTCCGTTCTGGTGAACGTTGAGCCTGAGGGGTTTGTTGCAATATCAGGGAAACTGGAACAGGAATATGTTATCTTCAATATAG TTTGTGATGAACTTTTGCTGGGCATTCCCCACCTGGCTTGGTATGTTGTAGTTTTGGTATTGTTTTGCCTCGTGTTTGCATTTGTTGTTCCATCGTTTCTTCCCCCGTTTTTAATGCCAAAAAATGGAACACCGGCAACTATTACCAAACTATCATAG